The following are from one region of the Pelagibaculum spongiae genome:
- the leuD gene encoding 3-isopropylmalate dehydratase small subunit, which translates to MDKFTCHDGLVVPLDRANVDTDAIIPKQFLKSIKRSGFGPNLFDEWRYLDKGEPGRDNSSRPLNPDFVLNQPRYAGASVLIARENFGCGSSREHAPWALEDYGFRVVIATSFADIFFNNCFKNGVLPIVLDPAQVDQLFEQVNSQQGFRLVVDLENRQINMPDQTSITFEVDEFRRHCMLNGLDDIGLTLQHADSIQKYEAQRKQNAPWLFA; encoded by the coding sequence ATGGATAAATTTACTTGTCACGATGGTTTGGTAGTTCCTTTGGACCGCGCTAACGTCGATACCGATGCGATTATTCCCAAGCAATTTTTAAAATCGATCAAGCGTAGTGGCTTTGGCCCTAACTTGTTCGATGAGTGGCGCTATTTAGATAAAGGCGAGCCAGGGCGGGATAATTCCAGTCGGCCGTTAAATCCTGACTTTGTTTTAAATCAGCCGCGCTACGCCGGTGCAAGTGTATTAATTGCCCGTGAAAACTTTGGTTGTGGTTCTTCGCGTGAACATGCGCCTTGGGCGTTAGAAGATTACGGCTTTAGGGTTGTTATCGCGACTAGCTTTGCCGACATATTTTTTAATAATTGCTTCAAGAACGGCGTATTGCCAATTGTGCTAGATCCGGCGCAAGTTGATCAGTTATTTGAACAGGTTAATAGTCAGCAAGGTTTTCGGTTGGTGGTGGATCTGGAAAATCGCCAGATCAACATGCCAGATCAAACCAGTATTACTTTTGAAGTGGATGAATTCCGCCGCCATTGTATGTTAAATGGATTAGATGATATTGGCCTGACATTGCAGCATGCCGATAGCATTCAGAAGTATGAAGCTCAACGTAAGCAAAACGCGCCTTGGTTGTTCGCATAG
- the asd gene encoding aspartate-semialdehyde dehydrogenase yields MKKVGLVGWRGMVGSVLMQRMKEERDFDLIDPTFFTTSQAGQSAPEYAANAGVLQDAFSLEALREMDIIVSCQGGDYTKQVYPGLRESGWNGYWIDAASALRMNDDAVIILDPVNRNVIDQSIDKGIRTFAGGNCTVSLMMLGLGGLFENNLVEWLSSMTYQAASGSGARHMRELISQMGAIRDHVAPELNDPASAILDIDRKVSEFMRSDQLPTDQWGVPLAGSLIPWIDTQLENGQSREEWKGQAETNKILGLSAGTIPVDGTCVRIGAMRCHSQAFTIKLKKDVDVSEIEQMLASHNQWVDLVPNDRDVTMNRLSPANITGTLNIGVGRVRKMNMGSKYLNVFSVGDQLLWGAAEPLRRMLRIALED; encoded by the coding sequence ATGAAGAAGGTTGGCCTAGTAGGATGGCGGGGCATGGTTGGCTCCGTATTAATGCAGCGGATGAAAGAAGAGCGTGATTTCGATCTGATTGATCCTACGTTTTTCACCACATCCCAAGCGGGTCAGTCTGCTCCAGAATACGCTGCTAATGCAGGTGTTCTGCAGGATGCCTTCAGTCTGGAAGCTCTACGGGAAATGGATATTATTGTTTCCTGTCAGGGCGGTGACTACACCAAGCAGGTTTATCCTGGTTTGCGTGAGTCTGGCTGGAATGGTTATTGGATTGATGCTGCTTCAGCATTACGCATGAACGATGATGCCGTGATTATTCTAGATCCGGTTAACCGTAATGTGATCGATCAATCGATTGATAAAGGTATTCGTACCTTTGCTGGCGGCAACTGCACGGTCAGTTTAATGATGCTGGGTCTTGGCGGATTATTTGAAAATAATCTAGTGGAATGGCTGAGCTCGATGACTTACCAAGCAGCTTCTGGTTCTGGTGCACGTCATATGCGTGAACTGATTAGCCAGATGGGTGCAATTCGTGATCATGTTGCGCCGGAATTAAATGATCCTGCATCGGCAATTTTAGATATTGATCGTAAAGTTTCTGAATTCATGCGCAGTGATCAGTTGCCGACCGATCAATGGGGTGTTCCATTAGCCGGTAGCTTGATTCCGTGGATTGATACTCAGCTGGAAAATGGCCAAAGCCGTGAAGAATGGAAAGGCCAGGCTGAAACCAACAAGATTCTTGGATTATCAGCAGGCACTATTCCAGTTGATGGTACTTGTGTGCGTATTGGTGCGATGCGATGTCACAGTCAGGCTTTCACTATCAAGCTGAAAAAAGATGTTGATGTCTCAGAAATCGAACAAATGTTGGCTTCGCATAATCAATGGGTTGATCTAGTACCCAACGATCGTGACGTGACGATGAATCGCCTTTCTCCTGCAAATATTACAGGCACATTAAATATTGGTGTTGGCCGTGTTCGAAAGATGAATATGGGATCGAAGTATTTGAATGTGTTTTCTGTTGGAGATCAGTTGCTTTGGGGCGCTGCTGAACCTTTGCGACGAATGTTGCGTATTGCATTAGAAGACTAA
- the leuB gene encoding 3-isopropylmalate dehydrogenase, with protein sequence MSKVLILPGDGIGPEIVAEAVRVLDAVNQKLDLGIETEQGLVGGIAIDAEGSPLPESTMEKARRADAILLGAVGGPKWESLPMVQRPEKGLLGLRSQLELFSNLRPAILYPQLADASSLKPEIVAGLDLMIIRELTGGIYFGQPRGVRQLEDGQRQGYNTYVYSESEIERIARSAFDTAMRRDKRLCSVDKANVLEVTELWREVVERVSADYPEVELSHMYVDNAAMQLVRNPRQFDVMVTGNMFGDILSDCAAMLTGSIGMLPSASLNAKGQGMYEPIHGSAPDIAGKGIANPLATILSVSMMLRYSLNQPEAAQLIDQAVGRVLDQGLRTADIMSEGAQQVSTQQMGDAVLQALD encoded by the coding sequence ATGAGCAAGGTTCTGATTTTACCTGGTGACGGTATTGGCCCTGAGATTGTTGCTGAGGCAGTGCGTGTTTTAGATGCGGTTAATCAAAAACTGGATCTAGGCATTGAAACCGAGCAGGGATTAGTGGGTGGAATCGCTATTGATGCCGAAGGTTCACCACTTCCAGAATCAACAATGGAAAAAGCTCGTCGCGCAGATGCGATTTTACTGGGTGCGGTGGGTGGTCCTAAGTGGGAATCACTACCCATGGTTCAGCGCCCTGAAAAAGGTTTGTTGGGGCTACGTTCACAATTGGAATTGTTCTCCAATTTACGTCCGGCAATTTTGTATCCGCAATTGGCGGATGCTTCGAGTCTTAAGCCAGAAATTGTTGCTGGTTTGGACTTAATGATTATTCGTGAATTGACCGGCGGGATTTATTTTGGCCAGCCACGTGGCGTTCGTCAGCTCGAAGATGGTCAACGTCAGGGCTACAACACCTATGTTTATTCTGAATCTGAAATCGAACGGATTGCCCGTAGCGCTTTTGATACTGCAATGCGCCGCGATAAGCGATTGTGTTCAGTAGATAAAGCCAACGTACTGGAAGTTACTGAGCTTTGGCGCGAAGTCGTAGAGCGCGTTTCTGCGGATTATCCAGAAGTCGAATTGAGCCATATGTATGTCGATAATGCGGCAATGCAGCTGGTAAGAAACCCGCGTCAGTTCGATGTAATGGTTACCGGCAATATGTTTGGTGATATCCTTTCTGACTGTGCAGCAATGCTGACCGGCTCAATTGGTATGTTGCCATCAGCATCTCTGAATGCAAAAGGTCAGGGTATGTATGAGCCGATTCATGGTTCGGCACCGGATATTGCCGGTAAAGGTATTGCCAATCCGTTGGCAACGATCTTGTCAGTTTCCATGATGTTGAGATATTCGCTCAACCAGCCAGAAGCTGCACAATTAATCGATCAAGCAGTCGGGCGAGTGCTTGATCAAGGTTTGAGAACAGCAGATATCATGAGCGAAGGCGCTCAACAGGTATCAACCCAACAAATGGGTGATGCGGTGCTTCAAGCATTAGATTAA